The Halococcus saccharolyticus DSM 5350 genomic sequence CCAGAAACTGTGTTCGAGGTTGACGTCGATGAGGATCCAGCGGACCAGCCGGACCCAATCGTCAATCGGTGGCATCCCGACGTACCACCGGCCGCAAGCGTAGAACCGGGTGACACGTTCCGCGTTGAACAGCTCGATTGGACGGGTGGTCAGGTAAACAACGACGACAGTGCAAACGATATTCGGGACATGGACCTCGACCCGAATCATCACCTGAGCGGGCCAATTGAGGTCAAAGGTGCCGAACCCGGCGACATGCTGGTGGTCGATATCCTTGATCTCGGCCCGTTCCAAGACCACGAGTGGGGCTTTACCGGAATCTTCGATCAAGAGAACGGGGGAGGATTCCTCACGGACCATTTCCCGGAGGCACGGAAAACCATCTGGGATCTCAATGGTGCCTACGCATCGTCCAGACATATCGAGGATGTCCGATTCCCCGGACTCGCCCATCCAGGGATTATGGGTACTGCACCATCTCACGAACTTCTCGAAGAGTGGAACGAGCGCGAGCAGGCACTCATCGACCGTGGTCCAGAGGACGAGACAGCAGTGAACCACGAGACTCGCGGCGACGAGCCACCACTCGCGCTTCCGCCAGAGCCGAACGACGTCCTGTTGGGAGACATGGACGAGGACGACGTCGACGAGGCGGCTGAGAAAGCTGCCCGGACCATCCCACCACGTGAAAACGCGGGTAACTGTGACATCAAGAACCTCAGCCGCGGGTCGCGGGTGTACATTCCAGTGTTCGTCGAGGGAGCGAACCTCGTCGTTGGCGACCTACACTTCTCACAGGGCGACGGGGAGATCACGTTCTGTGGAGCAATCGAAATGGCTGGGTTCCTCGACCTGCAGGTCGATGTCATCAAGAACGGTGTCGAAAAGATGGGGACTGACTACGCGATGTTCAAACCCGGCTATCAGGACCCAGACTTCTCGGATTACGTGGTTTTCGAGGGGTACTCCGTCGCCGAGGACGGCACCCAACACTACAAGAACGCTAACATTGGGATGCGACGCGCCTGCCTCGACGCTATCGACTACCTAACCAACTTCGGGTACACGCGCGAGCAGGCTTACTTCCTCCTCTGCACGATTCCGATCGAGACTCGGATCGCCGGCATCGTTGATCTTCCTAATACGTGCGTCACGGTTTCAGTGCCGAACGAGTGCTTCGACATCGATATCGATCCCGATACACTCAGGGATGGAACCAGCCCCACGGGTCGCGGTGACGTCGCCAAACCCTCGTGAGAGGACGGTTCTCTGTGAGATCGCTCATTCTGTATTAAATTTGTCCACAGGGTGCAATGGTATTGGGAAGTCAGGCGTCTAACAAGAATAAGAGGGGACTTCCGATAGGATATTCTACTTTTATCGGGTGAAGAAACAGGTTGAGCTATGACTCGCTTAGTATCTGTATCTGCCAAAGGCGCTGGTGGACATTCCATTTCCCAGTTTGGAGGTTCTGTGAAATGGTGTACTCGTTATCTTGTGAATCGACTAGCGTTACGGAATAGCGTTCGGTCTCTACCACTTCTAGAGGGTCATCTCGACCGTTGAACAGCAGTATGTCACCAACAGCTACGTCACTGAGGCGTTCGGTGAGTGCTTTTTCTGAGAGTGCCTCACGATTAGTCACATCAGTTGAGTCGTTTGGGTCCATCCATATCACCAGTATTAGGTCATAGTGTGATGTGATCTACCATGTTACTTTCGATCACTTCACCCAACTAGCAAGGAAATCGATAGCCTGAGGTCCAGTGCTCTCAGTCAGCCACGACGGAAACTTTCCTAATGAGCGTGCCCGTGTCCTCCCATCGAGTGCCCAATTGACCACGGATAACCGCCCGTAGCAGCGTGAAGAGTATCTGAGTCTTCTTCTTCATCCTCGCCAGTATCGGTCTCAGGTGCTGCCGCAATGATGTCGTCGATTCGGATGAGCATAGTCGCAGCTTCGTAGGCGTTCGTGACGGCACGCTGTTTGATAGCTAGCGGCTCTAGTACACCTGTAGTCACCATATCTCCGATGTCACCGTTCCGTATATCGAGTCCGATAGTCACGTTCCCCTCGTGTTGCCGACGACGGACATCAACGAGGGCATCGATTGGATCCATTCCCGCGTTCTTCGCGAGCGTTCGAGGGAGTGTTTCGAGCGCGTCACCAAACGCCTCAATTGCCAGTTGTTCGCGCCCACTGATTCCTTCGGCATGTTTTCGAAGATCCTCTGCGAGCATGACTTCAGCCGCGCCGCCGCCGGGAAGTACCACCTGAGTTTCGATGGCCAATGTGAGTGCGTCGAGACAGTCATCGAGAACTCGCTTCATCTCCTCGTTGATGTGTTTGGTTCCACCACGGAGAAGAATCGAAACCTGCTTTGAGTTCAGGCATTCCGAGACAATCGCTAGTTCTCGATTACCGACCGACCGACGCTCGACGAGCCCTGCGTGGCCGGTGTCCATTGCTGTGAGCTGGTCCACTGTGCCAACATACCGGGCACCGGTTGCATGACCCAATTTTATCAGTTCGTCCTTTCGTGTCCGTTCGACTGCGATGATATTCTCGCGGGCAAGCAGATACCGAATTGGGTCATCGATGCTCTTCTGGCAGAACACGACATCAGCGCCTGCGTCAGCGATAGTGGCGACGTACTCCTCGTAAACTTCGTCCTCGTAATCGAGAAACGCTTGGCGTTGCTCTGGAGTATCGAGGCTGACTGTTCCAAGTCCATCAACCGTCTCAATCGTCAGTTGATCATCAACGAGCGCAATTGTGGCGTCTTCAATTTGCCGCGGCAGCTCCGCCTCTGGCGCTACTATCGATGTCGATGAACTCTCTAGATCTATCACAAGACCGTCGATGACCTCCGAATCACGGTAGCCGCCACCAGCGACAGCCTGGTTGGTGATGTTACGACGGTCAACAGTTCCATTATGCTCAATCGCTTGTACCGCTTCGACAGCTATCTCGGCAAGGAGTTGCGCGTCTGCCCCCTCCCACTTTCCCGTAATGACTGTACGGACGATATCCTGGAGTCGGTCTGGATTGTGCGCATCGATCTCGATTGCTTCGTTCTCAAGCGTCTCAAGCACCCGTTCGGCGGCCAGTCGATAGCCATCGGCGATTGTAGTAGGATGTAATCCTTGGTCGATGAGCGCTTCGGCGGCTCCGAGCAGTTCGCACGTCAGAATTACTGCGGTCGTGGTTCCGTCTCCCGTCGCGTCAGCCTGAGTTTCGGCGACCTGCATCACCATCTTGGCAGCAGGGTGATCGATTTCCATCCGGTCAAGAATGCTTGCTCCATCGTTCGTGACGATGACTTTGCCTTGCGAGGTCACCAACATTTTATCCATTCCACTGGGTCCGAGAGTTGTTCGGATCACTCCGGCGAGAGCTTGCCCTGCAGAGAAGTTGGCCTTTTGAGCATCTCGTCCTTGAAGACGCTCAGTGGTTCCGTTTACTGCTGGTTGCAACTGAGATATGGTACGTGCCATTACACTACACCCTATCGGGTTCATGACGGCATCCCACAAAAACGTACCTAGCAATCACGTACCTAGCAATCGTTTCACCATTGACCGATGGTTCTGGTGAACCAAGGTAGCGAACGATTCATCGAAACAGATACCCTCTTATCGGCACTCAGTAAGCGGAGATTACGCGATCAATTCTCTTGTGGCATAATACAATAAACTAGGTAGTGACTCGGTGATTGATCTTCGCGATTCTCCAAGTCGCCTACTGGATGCTAAGCGCGAGAAAGATGAATACGTCCAGCCAATCGCGTGAGATACCAATCATCTACATCCCACTGAACGTTTCAGAACAGAGATGGCAGCCGGATTCTGAACTGACCGTCCGTAATTGTTGGTCGAAGATGCAGGCGATAGATAATCTTTAACACACTCCTCCCGCTATTCAAGAGACACAATATAGCTATGGATCCATCACCGAACATCACCGACTGCGTCGACCTATACCTACACGTTTGGGATCGTTTTGGAGAACATCACTTCAGTGTGGAGCACCTGGTCGAACAGTCTGTCGACCAAGATGCCCGCTTCCTTAATGAGAAAGATGAGGCAAAGCGCCACCTCGATATGCTCGTCGAGTATGAATTGGTGAATCACGACGACGGACAGTATTGGGTCCACTGTCTGCCTGGCGAAGATCTCTCAGCATGGCGCGAGCGGACTCGCTCGCCAGAGGCGATCTACCGCCTGGTTCAGCAAGCCAACCAACAGCGAGAGCGTGAATCACAACTTGCTTTGCCTGAAACCTTCGAGTATGGGAATGAGAAGTTTGTGAGCGTCCCCGCTGATGAAAACACGGACAAAATGGATCTAGCATCAGTAGTG encodes the following:
- the thsA gene encoding thermosome subunit alpha; the encoded protein is MARTISQLQPAVNGTTERLQGRDAQKANFSAGQALAGVIRTTLGPSGMDKMLVTSQGKVIVTNDGASILDRMEIDHPAAKMVMQVAETQADATGDGTTTAVILTCELLGAAEALIDQGLHPTTIADGYRLAAERVLETLENEAIEIDAHNPDRLQDIVRTVITGKWEGADAQLLAEIAVEAVQAIEHNGTVDRRNITNQAVAGGGYRDSEVIDGLVIDLESSSTSIVAPEAELPRQIEDATIALVDDQLTIETVDGLGTVSLDTPEQRQAFLDYEDEVYEEYVATIADAGADVVFCQKSIDDPIRYLLARENIIAVERTRKDELIKLGHATGARYVGTVDQLTAMDTGHAGLVERRSVGNRELAIVSECLNSKQVSILLRGGTKHINEEMKRVLDDCLDALTLAIETQVVLPGGGAAEVMLAEDLRKHAEGISGREQLAIEAFGDALETLPRTLAKNAGMDPIDALVDVRRRQHEGNVTIGLDIRNGDIGDMVTTGVLEPLAIKQRAVTNAYEAATMLIRIDDIIAAAPETDTGEDEEEDSDTLHAATGGYPWSIGHSMGGHGHAH
- the fmdA gene encoding formamidase — encoded protein: MPETVFEVDVDEDPADQPDPIVNRWHPDVPPAASVEPGDTFRVEQLDWTGGQVNNDDSANDIRDMDLDPNHHLSGPIEVKGAEPGDMLVVDILDLGPFQDHEWGFTGIFDQENGGGFLTDHFPEARKTIWDLNGAYASSRHIEDVRFPGLAHPGIMGTAPSHELLEEWNEREQALIDRGPEDETAVNHETRGDEPPLALPPEPNDVLLGDMDEDDVDEAAEKAARTIPPRENAGNCDIKNLSRGSRVYIPVFVEGANLVVGDLHFSQGDGEITFCGAIEMAGFLDLQVDVIKNGVEKMGTDYAMFKPGYQDPDFSDYVVFEGYSVAEDGTQHYKNANIGMRRACLDAIDYLTNFGYTREQAYFLLCTIPIETRIAGIVDLPNTCVTVSVPNECFDIDIDPDTLRDGTSPTGRGDVAKPS